A region of Micropterus dolomieu isolate WLL.071019.BEF.003 ecotype Adirondacks linkage group LG01, ASM2129224v1, whole genome shotgun sequence DNA encodes the following proteins:
- the LOC123971522 gene encoding mucin-17-like isoform X4, producing MASKMPAPKRGSSPHDPQPKMRKLDDDGDALQSKTAPATNNKSLKTGNMREKTAAPRTKKKLSALVEGENKPAKSSKQSSPPKDPSKTSSDPPVKKAKLLKVTSASCGEAPSQKANPRASLKRTASTESEDELSSDGSKTDLFRERDDGDKARCIRKYSNRVKAKRKAEEPSSDPQEASHGSTSLPPDPVQMDHNYGRFSDSSSVQSLGEATLDDDEESAQSSAGQERQETSLNATQTESKDTLVSKDESKHEDLKTFESQKLLDNEALASRQEILGSVTATAAHTPCITSAAGGKEKQDVTESIKSQKDVDNETIAFSVETLYSSSGEANPVCKIEAQADSAHSQADVSNEIERKETTECVSGEITLDIKCKSMEEEHKEEGVIETASISAGHSVEGTEDKALSDETNAPPEEIRVGISNPENQTEDILTTSESVGNPETQTDLSFKIQVTFKEESKAEHLRDQVSLEVPDTITSSCDGVNKIVRKSEEKFEERRGVEFFSTQSVACPGSFAELHLSQEVMDKTTEPLHEQNQREVLANFVTVSEGQIGSQSVITPEERSDSAAKEDVKNPGNHTVSDQTTETPVEVEENSTSVKKENEMDFECASAPNNPIKMDIEASATLEQDICDPAGTVDLQNQESQEVHECATDISTELNEDQEVSFESSGGPERQTTMTLEISNPAPTVEVQSQESPDISEHTTDKFDEVQKHSVANSQSTTDEGGVDAECVVAAETQRLTMTKSEAISVIAPPVETQVQESQGITESATDISDEVQKHLVTNCQSTTDEGSVDAERVAVAETQRLTMMKSEEISVRAPPVETQVQVSQGVTESATDISDEVQKYPVANCQSTTDEGSVDAERVAAAETQRLTMTTSEEISVIAPPVETQVQESQGITDSATDISEEVQQGLMIPTLESNGNENKLIDRECVSATENQREVDFQTTATPEETCDPTTTVETQNQRDQEVNELTADIEVHKDVITANSKSEEIEDMVITEYVDASENQREMDLQTTATPEETCDPTTTVETQNQRDQEVNELTADIEVHKDVITANSKSEEIEDMVITEYVDASENQREMDLQTTATPEETCDPTTTVETQNQRDQEVNELTADIEVHKDVITANSKSEEIEDMVITEYVDASENQREMDLQTTATPEETCDPTTTVETQNQRDQEVNELTADIEVHKDVITANSKSEEIEDMVITEYVDASENQREMDLQTTATPEETCDPTTTVETQNQRDQEVNELTADIEVHKDVITANSKSEENEDMVIAEYVDASENQREMDLQTTATPEEISDPPTAVETQSQGSQEVGELNTEVQNDLVTASCVSKENEDKVTAKCADVPEVRINMETETTPEEISNPEPTAEQQNQVVGEVDEPIMALSNEIHKPLPMANTESKDNENMQTEPSAEDHLADMDVVSESMERVDSVIAEETSRQVINEVKEEAAIISSDKADKTVSNIDGHGEGTGSNEVIVFVCGQPDDLDIVIQASEEQINTVIQSEVEIHENQVVYEPISSPESNDDREISAAAENHNGVSLLDIESTETQQMAGDSNTNDEKSEIFNQRLENEESIKQQICASDNQEVETISVPETSVSAQLERSNMSVDVRQVAVISSSDDIGMPDGQSEDATEKSESNGYPDCISAVEFSEQVQEDAGVQEVADVVVTTTTAHTEVEIPDSTSQEFVILEPVPHSEFHFDIVTQAAAESGLSVSLSEHVNPDSALVGELEHDRILNGSQQTVFPEAEVQLCQTTGEDKDATVTNSSEVLHLEARLGTGISTEEGVEDTQNVVPCQQASADMMDINTSETEVADSHAQVTNEDCDALVIENAEGNLDLQEVQILEDIEIGREIVVAEEENEEDGDITIIGKPQETPEAVPPEKSEEKVNYVNKDDTCGTSLKQSSATETTGDDKKEQEAGKPKKQEMNTQARTKARLAALAEQKAAAAKRTANRQQLNLLALCQEIAEDIATDSMLLKRIEEEKQAAAAVAAAAAAAAAKDEASKKENPPVDTQDADTVNVATPAGPEGCSALATPAEEASAAQPSTTASAEAKPAAEPQKRRFFITQVSVPLKAHEKKKLTRYQRLRQVELQREKMSWARVKKLKSDQANQMFSDIDWQVPLSVSSPFSVSPVTTAPPPAASPPKTPLPSPASTSKPATPKAEVPKIDTPTAEPPQTEPAKKETSKTEPSTPEPAKTEASQTVPPRTETRKSTRLSKAQTPKATPTPGPAPKVTRSAAKRTLPAVPPPMPNGLNAQKPKPVEYKPYRPRPKYSFDDFELDDDPLPVAPTKPGLQSRPTQPTRPNVQSNPTAQSKPTVQSKLPISSQMANQGKPKAQTAPGGQISGQSKPTVATTPQSKAAVTGTASPKALPSAQAQSKSPVLTTPQSKAVSAPGQSKPAACASPQLKPTGSGSTAQLKQSASKASQPASSTTSETKPAAPIAEVSSVSQKTHQNPPSSEDSKCRVTADPLSSAPTTSLPSEESSTVSDGTQPCEEKPAPTCVDPSSENKTETNKAAEKTSEKTCQDTAEKSQDGGTPLSDACLQKEVKKLKEADKDGTQTIIDAGQKHFGAVACSVCGMLYSAANPEDESQHLLFHNQFISAVKYVGWKKERILGEYPDGKIILVLPDDPKYALKKVEEIREMVDNDLGFQQVETKCPSQTKTFLFISNDKKVGGCLIAEHIQEGYRVIEEPVPEGSEGEKVMFERQRAWCCSTTPEPAICGISRIWVVGMMRRQGIASRLLECLRNNFVYGSYLSKDEIAFSDPTPDGKLFATHYFGTSQFLVYNFVSGTRSSRPKTDAV from the exons ATGGCGAGTAA AATGCCAGCCCCAAAGAGAGGATCATCTCCTCATGATCCTCAGCCCAAGATGAGGAAGTTGGATGACGATGGCGATGCTCTGCAATCCAAAACTGCACCAGCCACTAATAATAAGTCCCTTAAAACAGGAAATATGCGGGAAAAGACAGCAGCCCCACGGACTAAGAAAAAACTGTCTGCTTTAGTGGAAGGGGAAAATAAACCAGCCAAGTCATCCAAACAGAGTTCTCCTCCGAAGGATCCCAGCAAAACCAGTTCGGACCCACCTGTCAAAAAAGCCAAGCTTCTGAAAGTCACAAGTGCCTCCTGCGGAGAAGCTCCCTCACAGAAAGCTAACCCCAGAGCTTCCCTGAAGCGAACAGCCTCCACAGAGTCCGAGGATGAGTTGAGTAGTGATGGTAGTAAGACTGACCTCTTTAGAGAGAGGGATGATGGCGACAAGGCCCGCTGCATCCGTAAATACTCAAATCGAGTCAAAGCTAAGCGCAAGGCTGAAGAGCCCTCATCTGACCCACAGGAGGCGAGCCATGGGTCAACATCTTTACCCCCAGACCCTGTTCAGATGGACCACAATTATGGTAGATTTTCAGATTCATCAAGTGTTCAGAGCCTGGGTGAGGCTACTCTGGATGATGACGAAGAATCTGCGCAGTCATCCGCCGGGCAAGAGAGACAAGAAACTTCACTTAATGCAACACAAACAGAGTCTAAGGATACTTTAGTCTCTAAAGATGAAAGTAAACACGAGGACTTAAAAACATTCGAAAGTCAAAAGCTCTTAGATAATGAAGCACTAGCATCACGTCAAGAAATATTAGGCTCCGTCACTGCAACAGCTGCACATACGCCTTGCATCACATCTGCGGCAGgtggaaaagaaaagcaggacgTTACAGAGTCCATCAAAAGCCAAAAGGATGTAGATAATGAAACAATAGCATTTTCAGTGGAAACACTATATTCTAGTTCTGGAGAGGCAAATCCAGTCTGTAAAATTGAAGCACAGGCCGACTCAGCTCATAGTCAGGCAGATGTGAGCAATGAAATTGAAAGAAAGGAGACCACAGAGTGTGTTTCAGGGGAGATAACGCTggatataaaatgtaaaagtatggAAGAAGAGCATAAAGAGGAGGGAGTGATTGAAACAGCCAGTATCTCTGCAGGACATAGTGTTGAAGGTACAGAAGATAAAGCATTGTCAGATGAAACAAACGCACCACCAGAAGAGATCCGGGTAGGAATTAGTAATCCAGAAAATCAGACCGAGGACATTCTAACAACATCAGAGTCTGTTGGCAATCCAGAGACTCAAACAGATCTCAGTTTCAAAATTCAAGTTACTTTCAAAGAGGAATCAAAAGCTGAACACCTGCGAGATCAAGTGAGCCTCGAAGTGCCAGATACAATTACCAGCTCATGTGACGGTGTGAATAAAATAGTCAGAAAGTCTGAAGAAAAGtttgaagagaggagaggagttgaGTTCTTTTCGACACAGAGTGTTGCTTGTCCTGGGTCTTTTGCTGAGCTACATCTGAGCCAGGAGGTGATGGACAAGACTACTGAGCCGCTTCATGAGCAAAATCAAAGAGAAGTGCTCGCCAATTTTGTCACAGTCTCAGAGGGTCAGATTGGGTCGCAGAGTGTCATAACACCAGAGGAGAGGTCTGACTCAGCAGCTAAAGAGGATGTAAAAAACCCGGGGAACCATACAGTTAGTGACCAAACTACAGAAACACCTGTTGAAGTCGAAGAAAATTCTACAAgtgtaaaaaaggaaaatgagatGGATTTTGAATGTGCTTCTGCACCAAATAATCCAATCAAAATGGATATAGAGGCTTCAGCAACTTTAGAGCAGGATATTTGTGATCCAGCTGGAACAGTGGACTTACAAAACCAAGAGAGCCAGGAAGTCCATGAATGTGCTACAGACATATCTACAGAACTGAATGAGGACCAGGAGGTGAGCTTTGAAAGTTCTGGTGGACCTGAGAGGCAGACTACAATGACATTAGAGATTTCTAATCCTGCACCTACCGTGGAAGTGCAAAGCCAAGAGAGCCCAGACATCAGTGAACACACCACAGACAAATTTGATGAAGTACAGAAACATTCAGTTGCAAATAGTCAGAGCACCACAGATGAAGGCGGGGTTGATGCTGaatgtgttgttgctgctgagaCTCAAAGGCTGACTATGACGAAGTCAGAGGCGATTTCTGTTATAGCACCTCCAGTGGAGACGCAGGTCCAGGAGAGCCAAGGAATCACTGAATCTGCAACAGACATATCTGATGAAGTACAGAAACATCTAGTTACAAATTGTCAGAGCACCACAGATGAAGGCAGCGTTGATGCTGAACGTGTTGCTGTTGCTGAGACTCAAAGGCTGACTATGATGAAGTCAGAGGAGATTTCTGTTAGAGCACCTCCAGTGGAGACACAGGTCCAGGTGAGCCAAGGAGTCACTGAATCTGCAACAGACATATCTGATGAAGTACAGAAATATCCAGTTGCAAATTGTCAGAGCACCACAGATGAAGGCAGCGTTGATGCTGAacgtgttgctgctgctgagacTCAAAGGCTGACTATGACGACGTCGGAGGAGATTTCTGTTATAGCACCTCCAGTGGAAACACAGGTCCAGGAGAGCCAAGGAATCACTGATTCTGCAACAGACATATCTGAAGAAGTCCAACAAGGTCTAATGATCCCAACTCTTGAGAGTaatggaaatgaaaacaagttAATTGACAGAGAATGTGTCAGTGCAACTGAGAATCAAAGAGAAGTGGATTTTCAGACAACAGCAACACCAGAGGAGACCTGTGATCCAACAACTACAGTGGAAACACAAAACCAGAGAG ATCAGGAGGTCAATGAACTCACTGCAGACATTGAAGTACATAAAGATGTTATCACTGCCAATAGCAAGAGTGAAGAAATTGAGGACATGGTTATCACAGAATATGTGGATGCTAGTGAGAATCAAAGAGAAATGGATTTGCAGACAACAGCAACACCAGAGGAGACCTGTGATCCAACAACTACAGTGGAAACACAAAACCAGAGAGATCAGGAGGTCAATGAACTCACTGCAGACATTGAAGTACATAAAGATGTTATCACTGCCAATAGCAAGAGTGAAGAAATTGAGGACATGGTTATCACAGAATATGTGGATGCTAGTGAGAATCAAAGAGAAATGGATTTGCAGACAACAGCAACACCAGAGGAGACCTGTGATCCAACAACTACAGTGGAAACACAAAACCAGAGAGATCAGGAGGTCAATGAACTCACTGCAGACATTGAAGTACATAAAGATGTTATCACTGCCAATAGCAAGAGTGAAGAAATTGAGGACATGGTTATCACAGAATATGTGGATGCTAGTGAGAATCAAAGAGAAATGGATTTGCAGACAACAGCAACACCAGAGGAGACCTGTGATCCAACAACTACAGTGGAAACACAAAACCAGAGAGATCAGGAGGTCAATGAACTCACTGCAGACATTGAAGTACATAAAGATGTTATCACTGCCAATAGCAAGAGTGAAGAAATTGAGGACATGGTTATCACAGAATATGTGGATGCTAGTGAGAATCAAAGAGAAATGGATTTGCAGACAACAGCAACACCAGAGGAGACCTGTGATCCAACAACTACAGTGGAAACACAAAACCAGAGAGATCAGGAGGTCAATGAACTCACTGCAGACATTGAAGTACATAAAGATGTTATCACTGCCAATAGCAAGAGTGAAGAAAACGAGGACATGGTTATCGCAGAATATGTGGATGCTAGTGAGAATCAAAGAGAAATGGATTTGCAGACAACAGCAACACCAGAGGAGATTTCAGATCCACCAACTGCAGTGGAAACACAAAGCCAAGGAAGCCAGGAGGTCGGTGAACTCAACACAGAAGTTCAAAACGATCTAGTGACTGCAAGTTGTGTGAGTAAGGAGAACGAGGACAAGGTTACTGCCAAATGTGCTGATGTTCCAGAGGTTCGAATAAATATGGAAACTGAAACTACGCCAGAGGAGATTTCTAATCCAGAACCTACAGCAGAGCAGCAAAACCAGGTGGTGGGGGAAGTTGATGAACCAATTATGGCCTTATCAAATGAGATTCACAAACCTCTTCCTATGGCTAATACTGAAAGTAAGGATAATGAAAACATGCAGACAGAGCCTAGTGCGGAGGATCACCTAGCAGATATGGATGTTGTAAGTGAATCAATGGAAAGGGTAGATTCTGTGATAGCAGAGGAAACCTCGAGGCAAGTGATTAATGAGGTTAAAGAAGAGGCTGCAATCATTTCTTCTGATAAGGCTGACAAAACAGTCAGTAATATTGATGGACACGGAGAAGGAACTGGAAGCAATGAAGTAATAGTTTTTGTTTGTGGCCAACCAGATGACCTAGATATTGTAATTCAGGCATCAGAAGAACAGATCAACACGGTTATTCAGTCAGAGGTCGAGATTCATGAAAACCAGGTTGTGTATGAGCCCATTAGTAGTCCAGAGAGCAATGACGACAGAGAAatttctgcagcagcagagaatcACAACGGTGTGTCTTTACTGGACATAGAGAGCACAGAGACCCAGCAGATGGCAGGAGACTCAAACACTAATGATGAAAAGAGTGAAATTTTTAACCAACGACTGGAAAATGAGGAAAGCATCAAGCAACAAATTTGTGCCTCAGATAACCAGGAAGTTGAAACAATCAGTGTGCCAGAAACTAGTGTCTCTGCACAGTTGGAGCGCAGTAACATGAGTGTGGATGTGAGACAAGTTGCAGTGATCAGCTCTAGCGATGACATCGGCATGCCAGATGGCCAGTCAGAAGATGCCACAGAGAAAAGTGAAAGTAATGGGTATCCAGACTGCATCAGTGCCGTGGAGTTTTCGGAACAGGTGCAGGAGGACGCCGGAGTTCAGGAGGTTGCAGACGTTGTGGTGACGACGACTACAGCCCACACTGAAGTTGAAATACCAGATAGTACATCTCAGGAGTTTGTGATCTTGGAACCAGTCCCCCACAGTGAATTTCACTTTGATATCGTCACTCAAGCAGCCGCCGAATCGGGGTTGTCGGTCTCGCTTTCGGAGCACGTGAATCCCGACAGCGCTTTGGTAGGTGAGCTTGAACATGACAGGATTTTAAATGGTTCCCAACAAACTGTTTTCCCTGAGGCAGAAGTGCAGCTATGTCAAACAACTGGCGAGGACAAAGACGCTACAGTGACCAATTCAAGTGAGGTATTACATCTGGAGGCCAGACTTGGGACAGGAATTTCAACTGAGGAAGGCGTTGAAGATACTCAAAATGTTGTTCCTTGCCAGCAAGCATCAGCTGACATGATGGACATTAATACCTCAGAGACTGAGGTTGCAGACTCTCATGCTCAAGTCACAAATGAAGACTGTGATGCACTGGTGATAGAGAATGCTGAGGGTAACTTGGACCTACAAGAAGTGCAAATTCTAGAGGATATAGAGATCGGTCGTGAGATTGTAGTAGCAGAGGAAGAGAACGAGGAAGATGGTGACATTACCATAATAGGAAAACCCCAGGAAACACCTGAGGCAGTGCCTCCTGAAAAGTCTGAGGAAAAGgttaattatgtaaataaagaTGACACTTGTGGGACCAGCTTGAAGCAAAGCAGCGCAACTGAAACGACTGGAGATGATAAAAAGGAACAGGAGGCGGGAAAACCCAAGAAACAAGAAATGAACACCCAGGCCAGAACCAAAGCCCGTCTGGCAGCTTTGGCTGAGCAAAAGGCGGCAGCAGCTAAGAGAACGGCGAACAGACAGCAGCTAAACCTCTTAGCCCTCTGTCAGGAAATTGCAGAGGACATCGCTACAGACAGCATGCTGTTGAAGAGGatagaggaagaaaaacaagcagcagcagctgtggcGGCGGCAGCGGCAGCAGCGGCAGCCAAGGATGAAGCcagcaagaaagaaaatccACCTGTTGACACGCAGGATGCAGACACTGTTAATGTTGCGACTCCTGCTGGACCAGAAGGGTGCTCTGCTTTGGCGACCCCTGCTGAAGAGGCATCTGCTGCCCAGCCCTCGACAACTGCTTCAGCTGAGGCAAAGCCTGCTGCAGAGCCCCAGAAGAGGCGTTTCTTCATCACGCAGGTTTCAGTGCCACTGAAAGCCCACGAGAAAAAGAAGCTAACAAGATATCAAAGACTAAGACAGGTTgaactgcagagagagaaaatgtcttGGGCACGTGTAAAGAAACTCAAGTCTGACCAGGCAAATCAGATGTTTTCTGACATAGATTGGCAAGTACCCCTGTCTGTATCCTCTCCATTTTCAGTGAGTCCTGTGACCACAGCTCCTCCACCTGCAGCCAGTCCACCTAAAACACCCCTTCCAAGTCCTGCCTCAACTAGCAAGCCTGCAACACCCAAAGCAGAAGTTCCCAAGATTGACACTCCGACAGCCGAACCCCCTCAGACTGAACCCGCTAAAAAAGAAACCTCCAAAACTGAACCCAGCACACCTGAACCTGCCAAAACTGAAGCCTCACAAACTGTGCCTCCTCGTACTGAAACCCGTAAGTCTACAAGGCTAAGTAAGGCTCAGACACCCAAAGCAACACCTACTCCAGGGCCCGCCCCAAAAGTGACCAGATCAGCAGCCAAGAGGACCCTCCCGGCAGTGCCCCCTCCCATGCCCAACGGACTCAATGCTCAGAAACCAAAGCCTGTCGAGTACAAGCCATACAGACCGAGGCCCAAGTATTCCTTTGATGACTTTGAACTAGATGATGACCCATTACCAGTAGCTCCAACAAAGCCTGGCCTTCAGTCAAGGCCCACACAGCCAACACGACCTAATGTCCAGTCAAACCCCACAGCTCAATCTAAGCCTACAGTTCAGTCAAAACTCCCAATTTCATCACAAATGGCGAACCAGGGCAAACCCAAAGCTCAGACCGCACCTGGTGGACAGATCTCAGGTCAGTCAAAGCCCACTGTTGCAACAACACCCCAGTCAAAGGCCGCAGTGACTGGCACAGCTTCTCCAAAAGCTCTTCCTTCTGCTCAAGCTCAGTCAAAGTCTCCCGTTTTGACCACACCTCAGTCAAAAGCTGTTTCAGCTCCCGGTCAGTCCAAGCCTGCAGCGTGTGCTTCTCCTCAGTTAAAGCCTACTGGTAGTGGAAGTACAGCTCAGCTCAAGCAGTCGGCTTCAAAAGCATCTCAGCCAGCCAGTTCAACCACATCTGAGACAAAGCCTGCTGCACCCATTGCTGAAGTCAGTTCAGTGTCTCAGAAAACCCACCAAAATCCACCGTCATCAGAAGATAGCAAGTGCAGG GTTACAGCTGACCCACTTTCATCAGCTCCCACCACCTCCCTTCCCTCTGAAGAGAGCTCGACAGTGTCTGATGGCACACAGCCTTGTGAAGAAAAGCCTGCAC CCACTTGTGTCGATCCCTCTTCAGAGAATAAGACAGAAACCAATAAGGCAGCCGAGAAGACATCAGAAAAAACTTGTCAAGA CACTGCAGAAAAGTCACAAGATGGCGGGACTCCTCTCTCTGATGCTTGTCTGCAAAAAGAGGTCAAGAAACTAAAGGAGGCTGACAAAGATGGCACCCAAACCATTATT GATGCAGGACAGAAGCATTTTGGTGCTGTGGCCTGCAGCGTGTGTGGGATGCTCTACTCCGCTGCCAATCCTGAAgatgaatctcaacatttactcTTCCACAACCAGTTCATCAGCGCTGTCAAATATGTG GGATGGAAAAAAGAGAGGATTCTGGGAGAGTATCCTGATGGCAAGATCATACTTGTGCTGCCAGATGACCCCAAATATGCTCTGAAGAAG GTTGAGGAGATCAGAGAGATGGTGGACAATGACCTCGGCTTCCAGCAGGTGGAGACCAAGTGTCCCTCTCAGACCAAGaccttcctcttcatctccaATGACAAGAAAGTGGGTGGATGCCTTATTGCAGAGCACATACAAGAG GGGTACAGGGTGATTGAGGAGCCCGTGCCGGAGGGTTCGGAGGGAGAGAAGGTGATGTTTGAACGTCAGAGAGCTTGGTGCTGCTCCACGACGCCAGAGCCGGCCATCTGTGGCATCAGTCGCATCTGGGTCGTCGGCATGATGAGACGCCAGGGCATCGCCTCACGCTTGCTCGAGTGCCTCAG GAACAACTTTGTATACGGTTCATACCTGAGCAAAGATGAGATCGCCTTTTCCGACCCTACCCCCGATGGAAAACTCTTTGCCACACATTATTTTGGCACTTCTCAGTTTTTGGTTTATAACTTTGTGAGTGGAACACGCTCGTCCCGGCCCAAAACTGACGCAGTATGA